In the genome of Thermus tengchongensis, one region contains:
- the cas6 gene encoding CRISPR-associated endoribonuclease Cas6, with translation MVLAALVLALEGEAPPEPLGLRGFFYALLREVAPEAHDQGENPFSLGHGGREGAYWARFAFLREELYARLAPRLFALEGQEVRLGHPFRVRGVFQEGHPWAGLSTYARLFQGPAGPDLPLHFQSPTFFRRKGVHYPLPEPRLVLESLFRRFQAFAPLTPPEAVREALMERTTVRFLEGRTRPARTEVDTVGFVGKVVYHLPKATEEEALWLWALGRFAFFAGVGAKTSLGYGLVRPWVSRVQTSQEPGPNNGMLGG, from the coding sequence ATGGTCCTGGCCGCCCTGGTGCTCGCCCTCGAGGGGGAGGCCCCGCCCGAGCCCCTGGGGCTCAGGGGCTTCTTCTACGCCCTCCTCCGCGAGGTGGCCCCGGAAGCCCACGACCAGGGGGAGAACCCCTTCAGCCTGGGCCACGGGGGAAGGGAAGGGGCCTACTGGGCCCGCTTCGCCTTCCTGCGGGAGGAGCTCTACGCCCGCCTGGCCCCCCGGCTCTTTGCCCTCGAGGGGCAGGAGGTGCGCCTGGGCCATCCCTTCCGGGTGCGGGGGGTGTTCCAGGAGGGCCACCCCTGGGCAGGGCTTTCCACCTACGCCCGCCTGTTCCAGGGGCCTGCGGGCCCGGACCTGCCCCTGCACTTCCAAAGCCCCACCTTCTTCCGGCGGAAAGGGGTCCACTACCCCCTGCCCGAGCCCCGGCTGGTGCTGGAAAGCCTCTTTCGGCGCTTCCAGGCCTTCGCCCCCCTCACCCCGCCGGAGGCGGTGCGGGAGGCCCTTATGGAGAGGACCACGGTGCGCTTCCTGGAGGGCCGCACCCGGCCCGCCCGCACCGAGGTGGACACGGTGGGCTTCGTGGGCAAGGTGGTCTACCACCTACCCAAGGCCACGGAGGAGGAGGCCCTTTGGCTTTGGGCCCTGGGGCGCTTCGCCTTCTTCGCCGGGGTGGGGGCCAAGACCTCCTTGGGGTATGGGCTGGTGCGTCCTTGGGTATCCCGGGTGCAAACCTCGCAGGAGCCCGGGCCTAACAACGGTATGCTGGGCGGTTAG